A single genomic interval of Helianthus annuus cultivar XRQ/B chromosome 13, HanXRQr2.0-SUNRISE, whole genome shotgun sequence harbors:
- the LOC110899363 gene encoding L-type lectin-domain containing receptor kinase IX.1, whose product MAYFSSSRCEIACIFLFVFPSLFLLPISESLDFEITSFVSHEKIIAYSGDAVPSSGAIELNRVDIVRVGHAKYADGVQIWDRKSGKLSDFTTHFTFVIDTLNRSTYGDAFAFFLAPVGFQIPPNSVGQYIGLFNSTNYNSPQNQMIVVEFDTVANTWIDPPYGHVGININSLGSANFTAWNASFHSGESADAWVSYNATTQMLSLSLRYGAENASPNDNTVLSYKVDLSEVLPEWVTIGFSGTTGLFMEKHTLRYWKFSSSLKTAQKRDEDINRLKLASLIGPLCVLVVGGMVVYAIFWRRQRKPTQESEDRVSLTSINDDLDREIGPKRFPLRDLALATNNFSDEQKLGEGGFGCVYKGYLSCEGIMVAVKKISQSSKQGKKEYMTEVKIISSLRHRNLVQLIGWYHDETQFLLVYEFMPNCSLASHLFYKKSVLNWDVRYTIATGLASALLYLHEECEQCVVHRDIKASNIMLDSGFNAKLGDFGLARLMDNELGLKTTGLAGTLGYMAPEYATTGKASKESDVYSFGVVALEIACGKKATDKVDPDSDLGLVEWVWGLLGKTELLSGVDQLLNKEFDAKEVERLMMVGLWCSHPDRNLRPSIHEVIQVLKFQGALPNLPLKMPVPIYYAPPDGSEVSFSSATMTNSSMDMVR is encoded by the coding sequence ATGGCGTACTTCTCATCTTCAAGATGTGAAATCGCTTGTATCTTTCTCTTTGTTTTTCCTTCCTTATTCCTCTTGCCCATATCTGAATCATTAGATTTCGAGATCACAAGTTTTGTTTCTCATGAAAAAATTATAGCATATTCAGGTGACGCGGTACCTTCTTCTGGTGCCATAGAGCTCAACCGTGTCGATATCGTGCGTGTTGGCCATGCTAAATACGCGGATGGTGTCCAGATATGGGACAGAAAATCTGGAAAGCTCTCGGATTTCACCACTCACTTCACATTTGTTATAGATACACTAAATCGATCTACCTATGGCGATGCGTTCGCTTTCTTTCTTGCACCAGTCGGCTTCCAAATCCCACCCAACTCAGTTGGTCAATATATAGGCTTGTTCAACTCAACTAATTATAACTCGCCTCAAAACCAAATGATTGTTGTTGAGTTTGATACTGTTGCAAATACATGGATTGATCCTCCATATGGTCATGTGGGTATCAACATTAACTCGCTTGGTTCGGCTAATTTCACTGCTTGGAATGCTAGCTTTCATAGCGGAGAGTCTGCGGATGCTTGGGTGTCTTACAATGCTACAACACAGATGTTAAGCCTGTCTTTGCGCTACGGGGCTGAAAATGCGTCTCCAAATGATAATACTGTTCTTTCATATAAAGTTGATCTAAGTGAGGTTCTTCCTGAGTGGGTAACAATTGGATTTTCGGGTACCACGGGTCTTTTTATGGAGAAACATACTCTTAGATACTGGAAGTTCAGTTCAAGCTTGAAGACAGCACAGAAAAGGGACGAGGACATAAATAGATTGAAACTAGCATCCTTAATCGGTCCTCTTTGTGTTCTTGTTGTTGGAGGCATGGTAGTATATGCTATATTCTGGAGGAGACAAAGAAAACCTACGCAAGAATCAGAAGACAGAGTTTCCTTGACATCAATAAATGATGATCTTGATAGAGAAATAGGACCCAAAAGATTTCCTCTCAGAGATCTCGCATTGGCTACCAACAACTTCTCTGATGAGCAAAAGTTAGGCGAGGGGGGATTCGGGTGTGTCTATAAGGGCTACTTATCCTGTGAAGGTATCATGGTAGCTGTCAAGAAAATTTCACAGAGTTCTAAACAAGGAAAGAAAGAGTACATGACAGAAGTGAAGATCATCAGCAGTTTAAGGCACCGAAACTTGGTGCAACTCATAGGTTGGTACCATGATGAGACACAATTCTTGCTAGTGTACGAATTTATGCCAAACTGCAGCCTTGCTTCTCATCTGTTCTACAAAAAAAGTGTCCTTAATTGGGATGTGAGGTACACCATTGCTACAGGTTTAGCCTCTGCATTGCTATATCTCCATGAAGAGTGTGAACAATGTGTGGTGCATCGTGATATCAAAGCAAGCAACATCATGCTTGATTCAGGATTTAACGCAAAGCTTGGAGACTTTGGATTGGCTCGACTCATGGACAATGAACTAGGTCTGAAAACAACTGGCTTAGCCGGAACTCTAGGCTATATGGCTCCTGAGTATGCAACAACCGGCAAAGCCAGCAAAGAGTCGGATGTTTATAGCTTCGGGGTGGTTGCATTAGAGATAGCTTGTGGGAAAAAGGCAACAGATAAAGTTGACCCAGACTCTGATCTTGGGTTGGTTGAGTGGGTATGGGGTTTACTTGGAAAAACCGAGCTGCTTTCTGGTGTGGATCAGCTGCTGAACAAGGAATTTGACGCAAAAGAAGTTGAGCGCTTGATGATGGTTGGGTTATGGTGTTCACACCCTGATCGAAATCTAAGGCCGTCTATCCACGAAGTAATTCAGGTGCTCAAGTTCCAAGGTGCACTCCCAAATCTTCCGTTGAAGATGCCGGTGCCCATCTATTACGCTCCACCAGATGGCTCGGAAGTCAGTTTTTCTAGCGCTACAATGACCAATAGTAGCATGGATATGGtacgttga